The following coding sequences lie in one Cannabis sativa cultivar Pink pepper isolate KNU-18-1 chromosome 5, ASM2916894v1, whole genome shotgun sequence genomic window:
- the LOC133037997 gene encoding uncharacterized protein LOC133037997 — translation MVAGGGEDSCGFDGGGPPWRNSLQGHPHCYCGDLAYVWTSSSRANPGRRFFGCPHYENDESRGCDYFCWIDKSHGKRSTDATPGLRNQIKIFEEDKKRNENVIRKLIFIIFICLLIIVQLILR, via the exons ATGGTGGCTGGTGGTGGAGAAGACTCATGCGGGTTCGATGGGGGTGGTCCGCCTTGGAGAAATTCACTTCAGGGACACCCCCATTGCTACTGTGGTGATCTAGCTTATGTTTGGACTTCTAGTAGTAGAGCAAATCCTGGTCGTCGATTCTTCGGATGTCCACACTAT GAGAACGATGAAAGTCGAGGATGTGATTACTTTTGTTGGATCGATAAATCACATGGTAAGAGAAGTACAGATGCTACACCAGGATTGCGAAACCAAATCAAGATTTTCGAAGAAGATAAGAAACGCAATGAGAAtgttattagaaaattaatttttatcatttttatttgcCTTCTCATCATTGTCCAACTTATATTGCGTTGA